TTCATGCTTTCTGGCGTGAGCCAAAGTTAACAGAGAAAGAAGAGAAAGGAACAACAAAGGGAATGTTACTACCTATTGTCATTCTACTAGCTCTTTCTGTTGGGTTAGGTGTAGGAGCTGAATTTGTTTCTCCTTACATTTTTGAGGCTGCAAAAACGCTAATGGACCCGTCTATTTATATTGACGCGGTTTTAAAGGAGTAGGTGAAATATGTCGTTTCAAATCCTTTTAAACGTAATAATTGCTTTATTATGGATGTTCTTTCAAAATGCTTGGAACGGTCTTGCATTTTCCAAAGGCTATCTCGTTGGGATCATTATCTTATTCTGTTTAAGACGTTTTTTCCCTACCCGTTTTTATATTCAAAGACTTGTTTCTATCGTTTATTTGCTTTTATTATTCTTAGTTGAATTACTCAAAGCAAACTATAGTGTGTTAAAAGAAGTCATTCGCCCAACCTTAAAGATTCAACCAGGAATCTTTGCTCTTCCACTTGAAGTAGAAAAAGATTGGGAAATTATGCTTCTTGCTAATATGATCACCCTTACTCCTGGAACACTTGTTGTTGATATTTCAGATGATAATTCAGTTTTATATATCCATGCAATGCATATTGACGATGTACATGATGCAATTGATGATATTAAGAATTCATTTGAAAAAGCTATTATGGAGGTGAGTCGATGACCCTTAATATTCTCACTACAATAGCTTTAATCATTTTATCACTAGCAACGATAGGACTTCTCTATAGGGTTGTGAAAGGACCCGGTATCTCAGACCGTGTTATGGCTCTTGATGCAATTGGTATTAACCTTATGGCTATTACAGGAATTACATGTATTATAGTTGATACAGATGCATTTTTAGATATTATTCTCCTGATAGGGATACTAGCCTTTATTGGAACAGTTGCTTTTGCTAAGTTTCTTGAGAGAGGAGCCATTATTGATCATGACCGAGACAGCTAAACTTATAGTAGGTATTTTAGTCTTATTAGGAAGCCTTCTTTCCCTTATTACAACAATTGGAATGCTGCGCTTTCCTGATACTTATACGAGAGCTCATGCAGCTTCTAAAAGTGCTACACTTGGTATTATGCTCACACTCATTGGAACTGCAGCATACTTCTGGTTTACAAAAGGATATATAAGCGCAAAAATTATCCTTGGTATTGTCTTTGTACTAATGACAACTCCTGTAGCTTCCCATTTGATTACGAGAGCCTCTTACAATAAAGGTGTTGCTCTTTGGAAAGGGAGCGTTAGGGATGACCTTAAAGAAAAATATAAAAAACAGAAGCAAGAACAATAAAAAAACGATCCACACATGTGTGGATCGTTTTTTTTATTATAAAGAAGCACGTAAAATAGCTAATACATCTTCTTTGTTTAGTACTTTAAATTTACCAAATTCTCCGTTTGCCATCGCTCTATCTGCCATAAGCTCTAGTTTAGAATCATCAATGTCATAATCAGTCAAGCGAGTTGGTGCTCCAAGGCTTGTCCAGAATTCACGTAGCTTCTCAATTCCTTCAAGAGCCACTTCTCGATCAGATTTCCCCTCTTCTTCAACTTGGAATACGCGAGTAGCAATCTGTTTAAAGCGATCCACATTTTGATCAAGCGTATGCTTCATCCAGTTCGGGAACAAAATAGCAAGACCTCCTGCATGAGGAATATCATATACAGCTGAAACAGCATGTTCGATATTATGTGTTGCCCAGTCACCACTGTATCCCATTTGAAGCATGCCGTTTAAGGCAATCGTACCTGAATATAAGATTGTTTCGCGGTGCTCATAGCTTTCTAAGTTTTCAAGAAGTTTTGGTGCTGTATCAATAACTGTTCTTAACGTTGCTTCACACATACCATCTTGAAGCTTTGTATTCGAAACATGGTGGAAATATTGTTCAAATACATGACTCATCATATCAATCATGCCATACACAGTTTGATCTTTTGGAACTGTAAATGTGTTAACAGGATCTAGAATTGAGAATTGCGGGAATGTTGCTGGGCTACCCCACCCATATTTCTCATTTGTTTCCCAATTCGTAATAACAGATCCAGCGTTCATTTCAGAACCTGTTGCAGCTAACGTTAGGACTGTACCAAATGGAAGCGCTTCTGTTGCAAATGCTTTTTTCGTTACTAAATCCCAAGCATCACCATCATACTTAGCACCTGCTACAACAGCTTTTGTACAATCAATAACGCTTCCACCACCAACTGCTAGTGCAAACTCAATACCTTCTTGTTTACAAATTTCTACACCTTTTCTTACCGTTGTCAAACGAGGGTTTGGCTCAACGCCCGCTAGCTCATGAACTGTTGCTCCAACTTCGTTCAAAATGTTCATTACATCATCATATAGTCCGTTACGCTTAATGCTTCCGCCACCATAGACTAAAAGAACTTTCTTTCCATACTGTGGAACGAGTTCACGCAATTGCTCAACTTGCCCTTTACCAAAAATTAATTTAGTTGGGTTATAAAATGTAAAATTATCCAAAATAAATTCCCTCCTCAATTTCTTCCTTATTATGCAGAAATCCATTTTACTTTGTAAAGAAATGTGCTCCTTCTTTAAAGTGTCACAAACTCTAAAAAAACATGTTCTATAAAATAGGCATTACCCACAAACATTACCACAGAAACCGCAGAATATTTTCACCCTAAAACACCAAGCTAATAAGGAAAGATTACAAAAGGAGGT
This window of the Priestia filamentosa genome carries:
- a CDS encoding Na+/H+ antiporter subunit E, with amino-acid sequence MSFQILLNVIIALLWMFFQNAWNGLAFSKGYLVGIIILFCLRRFFPTRFYIQRLVSIVYLLLLFLVELLKANYSVLKEVIRPTLKIQPGIFALPLEVEKDWEIMLLANMITLTPGTLVVDISDDNSVLYIHAMHIDDVHDAIDDIKNSFEKAIMEVSR
- a CDS encoding Na(+)/H(+) antiporter subunit F1, coding for MTLNILTTIALIILSLATIGLLYRVVKGPGISDRVMALDAIGINLMAITGITCIIVDTDAFLDIILLIGILAFIGTVAFAKFLERGAIIDHDRDS
- the mnhG gene encoding monovalent cation/H(+) antiporter subunit G; protein product: MTETAKLIVGILVLLGSLLSLITTIGMLRFPDTYTRAHAASKSATLGIMLTLIGTAAYFWFTKGYISAKIILGIVFVLMTTPVASHLITRASYNKGVALWKGSVRDDLKEKYKKQKQEQ
- a CDS encoding iron-containing alcohol dehydrogenase; translation: MDNFTFYNPTKLIFGKGQVEQLRELVPQYGKKVLLVYGGGSIKRNGLYDDVMNILNEVGATVHELAGVEPNPRLTTVRKGVEICKQEGIEFALAVGGGSVIDCTKAVVAGAKYDGDAWDLVTKKAFATEALPFGTVLTLAATGSEMNAGSVITNWETNEKYGWGSPATFPQFSILDPVNTFTVPKDQTVYGMIDMMSHVFEQYFHHVSNTKLQDGMCEATLRTVIDTAPKLLENLESYEHRETILYSGTIALNGMLQMGYSGDWATHNIEHAVSAVYDIPHAGGLAILFPNWMKHTLDQNVDRFKQIATRVFQVEEEGKSDREVALEGIEKLREFWTSLGAPTRLTDYDIDDSKLELMADRAMANGEFGKFKVLNKEDVLAILRASL